The region CGAGGATCCGATCGTCCGAAGACTCCTCCGCCTTGGCGTAGTTGATCATGAGCGACGACCCCGCAACGATCGCGCAGACGGCGATCGAGATGACTCGACAGCTTCTCCGTCCGAACCACATATGTAAGAGACCCCCTCGTAACGCCACCATCGCGTCCCATTCTAGGCGAACGGCGGGGGGTAGGGTAGATGGGATCGGACAGATGCGATCGGACATGCCGGATCGAGTGACCCTGGCCCCTGGGCGACTGCGAACGGGCGGGCCGCTCAATAAGGGGCCACGAACGCTGCCACCGGATGCTTCAGTCGTTCACGGACGCGACGCCGCCGAGTCTACCGGCAGGACCATCGATTGACGCCGACCTCGACACGGCCCGAGCGGGCGGCTACTCTCCCTTGGGACTTGGAACGAGAAGGAGGTCGCGCCCTTCGATTCCCCGAGGGCGCCTTCCCGTTCCGGACCGCCCTTCTCAAAGAAAAGAGGGATGGAGTGGACAGACTGATCTACCTCGACAACGCCGCCACTTCTTACCCCAAGCCCGAGGAAGTCTACTCTTTCATGGATGACTTCTATCGGAAGAATGGCGTCAATCCGGGCCGGTCCGGTTATGACATGTGCCTGGTCGCCGGACAGATCCTCGAGGAGACACGGAAGCTCCTGACCCGCGAGTGGAACGGAACCGACCCAAACCGGCTCGTCTTCGGCTACAACTCGACCGACGCGCTGAACCTCGCCATCCTCGGCCTCCTACAACCGGGCGATCACGCGATCACAACGAACCTGGAGCACAACTCCGTCCTGCGGCCGCTCCATCTGCTATCTCTTTCGGGCGTCGAGGTCGAGCATGTTCCCTTCGACGCCAAGGGCTTCGTCCATCCCGATGAGTTCCGCAGAAGGATCAAGAAGAACACGCGGCTCGTCGCGGTCAACCACGGGTCAAACGTCATCGGCACCGTGCAGCCGATCGAAGCCATCGGACGGATCTGCCGCGAGAACGGCGTTCTCTTCCTGATCGACGCCTCGCAGACGGCGGGCATGATCCCGATCGACATGCAGTATCAGCACCTCGACGTCATCTGCTTCACCGGACACAAGTCCCTCATGGGCCCCATGGGGATCGGCGGCATGTACGTCCGTGAGGGCGTCGACATCAGCCATACGCGCGCCGGCGGGACCGGCGTGCGATCAGCCGTCCGCGCGCACCTCGATGAGTATCCCTATCGCATGGAGTACGGCACGCCGAACCTCCCGGGTATCGCGGGACTGAACGCGGGGGTCCGCTGGATTCAGAGCCGCGGGATCGGCAACATCTACCGCCATGAAATGGAGCTGCTCCGGCGGCTGCGGGACGGCCTTTCCTCGATCGACGGCGTCGTCCTCTACTGCCAGGACGATCTCCGCGACCACATCAGCGTTCTCATCTTCAACATCGTGGGATTGGAAGCGATGGACGTCGGGACGATGCTGGACGTCGACTATGGGATCGCCAGCCGCACCGGGCTGCACTGCGCGCCCCGCGTCCACGAGCAGCTCGGGATCGACAAGATCCACGGCGCCGTCCGGTTGGGCATCGGCCCCTTCAATACGCCCGAGGAAGTCGACGAGACCGTCGGGGCCGTTCGCGAGATAGCGAAGGTCGCGACGAAGAAGAAGCTCCAGCCGAGCTAGATCAGGCCGCGGCCGGCGCGGCGCGTTCGGGAGGGCGCGGATCGGAGGAAAGCCTCATCCGGGCCGCTCTTCATGCGCCCGGGATTTCTCCGCCCGCATTCAGGTGATCTCGAGATCGATGCGTGGGGGCCTCTGAAGCGTGGCGTGGATCGGGCAGACCTCCGCGATCCGCAGCACCGCGGGACGGCGGTCTTCGGGCACGTCGCGCGGGATCTCGAGGTCGGCCACGATGCCATCGATGCGGACCGGATCGCCCGCCATCTCGTAGGTCATCGAGACCGCCACGTGGCCGTCCCTCCACCCGTGTCGCTCGCAGTAGGAGCGCACCATCATGACGATGCAGGCCCCGAGGGATGCAACGAGCCATTCGGAGGGGGACGGACCGATGTCGCCTCCCCCGTCGGAGAGCGACATATCTCCCGTCCAGCGATGACCGCGAACCACGATCTCGGCTCCGCCGCCGGGCCGCCCCTTGACCGTGATCAGGTCCATCGCGCCGGCTTCACTCCGGCGCGACCAGCGCGCCTGCCACCAAGTCCATGACCTGGACGACTTTCATGTCGAGCCGGTAGTGCTTGACCACGTCGTTAAGGCCGTCGATGCAGTTGTGGCACATCGTGCAGAGAACCTTCGCCCCGGTCGCTTTGAGCTGCTCCGCCTTGATGCGGGCGACTTCGAGACGCAGGGGGCGGTACTCGGCCATGGAGAGTAGACCGCTCCCCCCCGTGCAGCAGTAGTTCTCCCGGCCGTTCGGGTGCATCTCCCGGAAGTCGGAACAGACGCGGCGCAGGACCCATCGGGGCTGAGCGATCAGGTCGCCGGAGCGCGCGATGTTGCACGAGTCGTGGAAGGTGACCGGATCGGGATTGCGAGAGGGATCGACCGTGATCCTCCCTTCGCGGATGTAGCGCTGGATCGTCACGACCACGGACTCTGTCGGGAGCTTCTGATCGTACCCGGCCCAGTTGTACCCCTCCCAGCGGGTCGAACGGTATCCGTGGCCGCATTCCGAGATGACGATCCGCTTTGCCTTGAGCCGCTCCGCCGCCTCGTATGCGTTGCGGGCGACGAATCCGCCGAGACGGTCATCGCCTGAGAAAAGGCCGAAATTCGTCTGGTCCCACCCCCATCGGGGCAGGGTCCAGGACTCCCCCGCGAGCTTGAAGATCTTCGCCGCGTTCGCGAGCGAACGGGGATCGAACTTCACCTCGCGCGGGTTGATCGTGTACATGAAGTCGCATCCCTCGACGTCGACCGGGAGATCGATCGACGGGTCCCCCGTCTCTGCCTGGAGCTCCTCCTTCACCCAGTCGATGGTCTCGAGGTAGTCCTGCTCCGAGACCCCCATCTGGTTGCCGGACTCCCACTGGTCCCGCGAGACGTTGAACACCCCTTCGGGAACGATCCCGAGATCTGCGAGGATGCCGCGCGCGAAGCGGACGATGGCGGCGTTCTCGACCCCCATCGGGCAGTTCATCGTGCAGCGGCGGCACGCGCTGCAAGTCCCGAAGACGACGTTCTTGAGCCGGTTCAGGTCCTCGTCGCTCGCGGGTCTCTTGGCATGCACCAGCCCTGGAACCAGCCGTCCCGTCCAGCCGACGATGCGCTTGTACATGCGCCGAACCTGGTCCGCCTTGTAGGCGGGGACCATGCGCGGGTCGTCGGGGCGGGCGAGAGCGTAGTGGCACGAATCGGCACAGAGCCCGCAGTGGACGCACGCCTCCAACGAGGCCACCAGGCTCCGGTTCAGCTTCCTCCGCACGAGATCCGCGAACCGGCCTGGGTTATTCTGCGCCGCGTCATATGTCATCAGGTCGCCCCGACCTACCGAAGGGAGGGACTGTCCGGCGGCTTTCTCCTGTGAGCCGGTCTCGAGGGGAAGCGAGAGGATCCTGTCGATGTCGACCCTGTCCTCTTCCGGACGCACTGTCAGATCCCCTCCGCGTCGACCCGCGCCCGCCGTGCGACCACGCCGCGGTGTCCGAGCGTGTGCCCGAGAAAGATACGGGTGAACGGGTAGTAGAGATAGTGGCAGACCTTCGAGAACGGCACGTAAACGAGGAAGAGCGCCGTCAACGCGAAGAAGGCGATCGCGGGCCCCTCCCCCCAGTCCGCGGGCGCCGCCAGCAGAAGCGCGGCGGTGGCGAAGAAGACAATCGTGAGAACCAGCGAAAGATAGTCGTCAGGGGTGCTGATCAGTCGGAGCCCGGGGCGCCGGATGCGTCGTGCGAGCCGCCCCAGGCCGATCATAAGGGCCGCGATCAGCGTTGCGAGCATCACCGGGCGCACACCATGCCCGACGAGGAGACCGGGGGCGTAGGGAACGATGAAGGACAGCGCAATGGCCGCGAGGACTCCGGCGTGGAAGAGCGCGAACTGGACATAGAAGACCGGATCCGAACGGGTCGATTCCATC is a window of Candidatus Eisenbacteria bacterium DNA encoding:
- a CDS encoding aminotransferase class V-fold PLP-dependent enzyme, translating into MDRLIYLDNAATSYPKPEEVYSFMDDFYRKNGVNPGRSGYDMCLVAGQILEETRKLLTREWNGTDPNRLVFGYNSTDALNLAILGLLQPGDHAITTNLEHNSVLRPLHLLSLSGVEVEHVPFDAKGFVHPDEFRRRIKKNTRLVAVNHGSNVIGTVQPIEAIGRICRENGVLFLIDASQTAGMIPIDMQYQHLDVICFTGHKSLMGPMGIGGMYVREGVDISHTRAGGTGVRSAVRAHLDEYPYRMEYGTPNLPGIAGLNAGVRWIQSRGIGNIYRHEMELLRRLRDGLSSIDGVVLYCQDDLRDHISVLIFNIVGLEAMDVGTMLDVDYGIASRTGLHCAPRVHEQLGIDKIHGAVRLGIGPFNTPEEVDETVGAVREIAKVATKKKLQPS
- a CDS encoding OsmC family protein, with amino-acid sequence MDLITVKGRPGGGAEIVVRGHRWTGDMSLSDGGGDIGPSPSEWLVASLGACIVMMVRSYCERHGWRDGHVAVSMTYEMAGDPVRIDGIVADLEIPRDVPEDRRPAVLRIAEVCPIHATLQRPPRIDLEIT
- a CDS encoding (Fe-S)-binding protein, producing the protein MRPEEDRVDIDRILSLPLETGSQEKAAGQSLPSVGRGDLMTYDAAQNNPGRFADLVRRKLNRSLVASLEACVHCGLCADSCHYALARPDDPRMVPAYKADQVRRMYKRIVGWTGRLVPGLVHAKRPASDEDLNRLKNVVFGTCSACRRCTMNCPMGVENAAIVRFARGILADLGIVPEGVFNVSRDQWESGNQMGVSEQDYLETIDWVKEELQAETGDPSIDLPVDVEGCDFMYTINPREVKFDPRSLANAAKIFKLAGESWTLPRWGWDQTNFGLFSGDDRLGGFVARNAYEAAERLKAKRIVISECGHGYRSTRWEGYNWAGYDQKLPTESVVVTIQRYIREGRITVDPSRNPDPVTFHDSCNIARSGDLIAQPRWVLRRVCSDFREMHPNGRENYCCTGGSGLLSMAEYRPLRLEVARIKAEQLKATGAKVLCTMCHNCIDGLNDVVKHYRLDMKVVQVMDLVAGALVAPE